From one Deinococcus sp. JMULE3 genomic stretch:
- a CDS encoding rhodanese-like domain-containing protein produces the protein MRPTLLIGLLTLSACAPRAATYTTIPVQDLRAAQAKGEYVLDVRTDAEYKEGHVPGAALLPLADLGARMNEVPKDRPVYVICRSGNRSAQASAQLVKAGYTRVFNVDGGMNAWTSAGYPVQR, from the coding sequence ATGCGACCCACCCTGCTGATCGGCCTGCTCACCCTGAGCGCCTGCGCGCCCCGCGCCGCCACGTACACCACCATCCCCGTCCAGGACCTGCGCGCCGCTCAGGCGAAGGGCGAGTACGTCCTGGACGTCCGCACCGACGCCGAATACAAGGAAGGGCACGTCCCCGGCGCGGCGCTGCTGCCGCTGGCGGATCTGGGCGCCCGCATGAACGAGGTCCCGAAGGACCGCCCGGTGTACGTCATCTGCCGCAGCGGCAACCGCAGCGCCCAGGCCAGCGCGCAACTCGTGAAGGCCGGGTACACCCGCGTGTTCAACGTGGACGGCGGCATGAACGCCTGGACGTCAGCCGGGTACCCCGTTCAGCGCTGA
- the cobU gene encoding bifunctional adenosylcobinamide kinase/adenosylcobinamide-phosphate guanylyltransferase has protein sequence MTLVFVTGGARSGKSSFAEARAAQVGAPVTYVATAQAFDDEMRGRIGRHRADRPAGWVTREEPLHVPAVVGEVQGTVLLDCLSLWVSNLMLADWTDAAVLAAADDLLRAARDRGGVTVMVTNEVGFGIVPDNALARRFRDLLGWVNQRAAAASDEAWLIVSGRPLRLP, from the coding sequence GTGACCCTGGTGTTTGTGACCGGCGGGGCGCGTAGCGGCAAGAGTAGTTTTGCGGAGGCCCGCGCGGCGCAGGTGGGCGCCCCCGTCACGTACGTCGCGACCGCGCAGGCCTTCGACGACGAGATGCGGGGCCGCATCGGACGGCACCGCGCCGACCGGCCAGCCGGGTGGGTGACGCGCGAGGAACCCCTGCACGTCCCGGCGGTCGTGGGCGAGGTGCAGGGGACGGTGCTGCTCGACTGCCTGAGCCTGTGGGTCAGCAACCTGATGCTGGCGGACTGGACGGACGCTGCCGTGCTGGCCGCCGCGGACGACCTGCTGCGCGCCGCGCGGGACCGGGGCGGCGTGACCGTCATGGTCACGAACGAGGTGGGCTTCGGCATCGTGCCGGACAACGCGCTGGCGCGCCGCTTCCGGGATCTGCTGGGCTGGGTGAATCAGCGCGCCGCCGCCGCGTCGGACGAGGCTTGGCTGATCGTCAGCGGGCGGCCCCTGCGCCTCCCCTGA
- a CDS encoding cobyric acid synthase, producing the protein MGKAIMVQGCTSSAGKSYLTAALCRALSNAGARVAPFKAQNMSNNAGVTPAGLEMGRAQLVQAAAARVTPDVRMNPVLLKPEADTRSQVVLLGQVNREITELPWRERKAHLWPHVQGALHSLMDEFDVVVIEGAGSPAEVNLRASDIVNMRVALEARAAVLLASDIDRGGSFAHLLGTWHCLTPEERALLRGFILNRFRGDARLLSPAPEWLQEQTGVPTVGVVPMLDIPLPEEDGVWAETGAARGGDQDDGFVAIARLPRVSNLDEFAPLGPLARWVATPADLAGARAVILPGSKSTAADLAWLRATGLAGAVTRAAHAGVPMLGVCGGLQMLGRVIRDPHGVEGAPEVPGLGLLDLDTTFAPDKTTTLTSFTDAETGLTVQGYEIHHGQTGAGPGVQTLAPGRLWRQGNVRGTYLHGLLENPAYLERFLGWSGLRPPAGLDSLDARLDAIAARVGAALDPRVLEELL; encoded by the coding sequence ATGGGTAAGGCGATCATGGTGCAGGGCTGCACGAGCAGCGCGGGCAAGAGTTACCTCACGGCGGCGCTGTGTCGCGCGCTGTCGAACGCGGGCGCGCGGGTCGCGCCGTTCAAGGCGCAGAACATGAGCAACAACGCGGGCGTCACCCCGGCGGGCCTGGAGATGGGCCGCGCGCAGCTCGTGCAGGCCGCCGCCGCACGCGTCACGCCGGACGTCCGCATGAACCCGGTGCTGCTGAAACCGGAAGCCGACACCCGCTCTCAGGTCGTGCTGCTGGGGCAGGTCAACCGTGAAATCACCGAGCTGCCCTGGCGGGAGCGCAAGGCGCACCTGTGGCCGCACGTGCAGGGCGCGCTGCACAGCCTGATGGACGAGTTCGACGTGGTCGTCATCGAGGGCGCGGGCAGTCCCGCCGAGGTGAACCTGCGCGCGTCGGACATCGTGAACATGCGCGTGGCGCTGGAGGCCCGGGCCGCGGTGCTGCTCGCCAGCGACATCGACCGGGGCGGGTCGTTCGCGCACCTGCTCGGCACCTGGCACTGCCTGACCCCGGAGGAACGCGCGCTGCTGCGCGGCTTCATCCTGAACCGCTTCCGGGGCGACGCGCGGCTGCTGTCGCCCGCGCCCGAGTGGCTGCAGGAGCAGACCGGCGTGCCCACCGTGGGCGTCGTGCCGATGCTGGACATCCCGCTGCCCGAGGAGGACGGCGTGTGGGCCGAAACGGGAGCGGCGCGCGGCGGGGATCAGGACGACGGCTTCGTGGCGATCGCGCGCCTGCCGCGCGTGTCGAACCTCGACGAGTTTGCGCCCCTCGGGCCGCTGGCCCGCTGGGTGGCGACCCCGGCGGACCTCGCAGGCGCGCGGGCGGTGATCCTCCCCGGCAGCAAGAGCACCGCCGCCGACCTCGCGTGGCTGCGCGCCACCGGACTGGCGGGCGCCGTGACCCGCGCCGCCCACGCGGGCGTTCCCATGCTCGGCGTGTGCGGGGGCCTGCAGATGCTCGGCCGGGTGATCCGCGACCCGCACGGCGTGGAGGGTGCGCCGGAGGTGCCGGGCCTGGGTCTGCTGGATCTGGACACGACCTTCGCGCCGGACAAGACCACCACCCTCACATCCTTCACGGACGCCGAGACGGGCCTGACCGTGCAGGGTTACGAGATCCACCACGGGCAGACCGGAGCGGGGCCGGGCGTGCAGACCCTCGCGCCGGGGCGGCTGTGGCGGCAGGGCAACGTGCGCGGCACGTACCTGCACGGCCTGCTGGAGAACCCCGCGTACCTCGAGCGCTTCCTGGGCTGGTCGGGCCTGCGCCCCCCGGCGGGCCTGGACTCGCTGGACGCCCGCCTGGACGCCATCGCCGCGCGGGTCGGCGCGGCCCTCGACCCGCGCGTGCTGGAGGAACTCCTGTGA
- a CDS encoding aminotransferase class I/II-fold pyridoxal phosphate-dependent enzyme, translated as MIPLIPRVPHGGPGAQPFTGLDFSVNANPYGPSPRLIQAVRDADHAHYPDPSYGWVREQLAAWHGLSPAEVTPAVGASELLHRLARLCLSGGGSLLSLHAPFGELARAAALLGAPVTTVQGVPDALPAGTRLVYVGYPHNPTGLAPSPENLLTLAGRCHEVGALLIVDEAYAPFVALPAPPRHPALLRLLSPGKAHGLVGARPAYALAAPDVIAALDNLAPAWHVPAGTAGVLAALPHAARFLAETLPRVAAHAAALADDLRPLGRVEHHGTPFLTLRVGDARALSADLLAAGVRVRDCASYGLPHLIRVSTRLPGENRVLVRELHSRLAVGGRHG; from the coding sequence GTGATTCCCCTGATTCCCCGCGTGCCGCACGGTGGACCCGGCGCGCAGCCGTTCACTGGACTGGATTTCAGCGTGAACGCCAACCCGTACGGTCCCAGCCCGCGCCTGATCCAGGCGGTGCGGGACGCCGACCACGCCCACTACCCCGACCCGAGCTACGGCTGGGTGCGGGAGCAGCTGGCCGCGTGGCACGGCCTGAGCCCCGCCGAGGTCACCCCGGCAGTGGGTGCGTCCGAACTCCTGCACCGCCTCGCCCGGCTGTGCCTGAGCGGCGGCGGCTCGCTGCTGAGCCTGCACGCGCCCTTCGGGGAACTCGCCCGCGCCGCCGCGCTGCTCGGCGCGCCCGTCACGACCGTGCAGGGGGTGCCGGACGCCCTCCCGGCCGGGACGCGCCTCGTGTACGTGGGGTACCCGCACAACCCGACCGGCCTCGCCCCCAGCCCCGAGAACCTGCTGACCCTGGCGGGACGCTGCCACGAGGTCGGCGCGCTGCTGATCGTGGACGAGGCGTACGCGCCCTTCGTGGCGCTGCCCGCCCCGCCGCGCCACCCCGCGCTGCTGCGCCTGCTCTCGCCGGGCAAGGCGCACGGGCTGGTCGGCGCGCGACCCGCGTACGCGCTGGCCGCGCCGGACGTGATCGCCGCGCTCGACAACCTCGCCCCGGCGTGGCACGTGCCCGCCGGGACCGCCGGGGTGCTCGCGGCCCTGCCGCACGCCGCGCGCTTCCTGGCCGAGACGCTGCCCAGGGTCGCCGCGCACGCCGCCGCGCTGGCGGACGACCTGCGCCCGCTGGGCCGCGTGGAGCACCACGGCACGCCGTTCCTGACGCTGCGGGTCGGGGACGCCCGCGCCCTGAGTGCGGACCTGCTCGCGGCAGGCGTACGGGTGCGGGACTGCGCGAGTTACGGACTGCCGCACCTCATCCGCGTGAGCACGCGCCTGCCGGGCGAGAACCGCGTGCTCGTGCGCGAGCTGCACTCACGGCTGGCAGTGGGAGGACGACATGGGTAA
- a CDS encoding CobD/CbiB family cobalamin biosynthesis protein has product MRGTPRRALLLALALDTLGEPPAPAHPVVWMGHLLRRARAAWRGQTPPAQLIEGGLGWAAGVTLSAALGGAAGRLPWWAQGVALKPLLARTALLRAGAEVASALEAGNLPEARRLLSWHLVSRDTAHLNASEVAGAAIASLAENLSDSVVAPLLHARLGGLGWAAAYRFTNTADASWGYRTPQLEWPGKVAARADDLLNLAPARLSAACLLLTAGGRGWRVWRADARRTPSPNGGHPMSAAAGALGVRLHKRGVYTLNAAGRDPNAGDLRAALTLVNRAALLAALVCLLPLPRRLTGARA; this is encoded by the coding sequence TTGAGGGGCACCCCGCGCCGGGCGCTGCTGCTGGCCCTCGCGCTGGACACGCTGGGCGAACCGCCGGCCCCCGCGCACCCGGTCGTGTGGATGGGGCATCTGCTGCGCCGCGCGCGCGCCGCGTGGCGGGGACAGACGCCGCCCGCGCAGCTGATCGAGGGGGGCCTGGGCTGGGCCGCCGGGGTCACCCTCAGTGCGGCCCTGGGCGGGGCGGCCGGGCGGCTGCCGTGGTGGGCGCAGGGCGTGGCCCTCAAACCGCTGCTGGCCCGCACGGCGCTGCTGCGCGCGGGCGCGGAGGTCGCCTCGGCGCTGGAGGCCGGGAACCTGCCCGAGGCGCGGCGACTGCTGTCCTGGCACCTCGTGAGCCGCGACACCGCCCACCTGAACGCGTCCGAGGTGGCGGGCGCGGCCATCGCCAGCCTCGCGGAGAACCTGAGTGACAGTGTCGTCGCGCCGCTGCTGCACGCGCGGCTGGGCGGCCTGGGCTGGGCCGCCGCGTACCGCTTCACGAACACCGCCGACGCCAGCTGGGGCTACCGCACCCCGCAGCTGGAATGGCCGGGCAAGGTCGCGGCCCGCGCGGACGACCTGCTGAACCTCGCCCCGGCCCGCCTGAGCGCCGCGTGCCTGCTGCTCACCGCCGGGGGGCGAGGCTGGCGGGTGTGGCGCGCGGACGCCCGGCGCACGCCCAGCCCGAACGGCGGGCACCCCATGAGCGCCGCCGCCGGGGCCCTCGGCGTGCGGCTGCACAAGCGCGGCGTGTACACCCTGAACGCCGCCGGGCGCGACCCCAACGCGGGGGACCTGCGCGCCGCCCTGACTCTGGTGAACCGCGCGGCCCTGCTGGCAGCGCTGGTCTGCCTGCTCCCCCTGCCCCGGCGGCTGACGGGGGCGCGGGCGTGA
- a CDS encoding cobyrinate a,c-diamide synthase — protein MASFDQTSPSVPAGPRRVVLAAASSGSGKTTVAALLCRALRSRGLRVQPFKLGPDYLDPTHLTRAAGREARNLDSFLLGRQRLRELFARAAAQADVSVLEGVMGLFDGRDPTTDEHSTADLALLLDAPVVLVLDAGGSARTVAAVACGLRDFRREVRVAGVILNRVAGAGHAALCEAALDQVGLPVLGWVARDAGLHLPERHLGLLSAEQAAWDEAAADRAAEGLRLDALLDAIHAPALPDAPAPAPTGAPVRVALAHDEAFHFSYPDALDELRAQGAELIRFSPLRDAALPAGVGGVLLPGGYPEAHAHELSRNVSMRESIRAFAASGGAVLAECGGLMYLGESLDVDGQEVPMCGVIPYRTRMTPRLTLGYRDATALQDTLVAPAGTVVRGHEFHHSVLTHAPTRPAWTWTAHDGTVTEEGYAHGNVLASYLHLHLGADPALAARFLDACRAVTA, from the coding sequence ATGGCGAGCTTCGACCAGACCTCCCCTTCCGTTCCTGCCGGGCCGCGCCGCGTGGTGCTGGCGGCGGCGTCCTCCGGCAGCGGCAAGACGACCGTGGCGGCCCTGCTGTGCCGCGCGCTGCGCTCACGGGGGCTGCGCGTGCAGCCGTTCAAGCTCGGCCCGGATTACCTGGATCCGACGCACCTGACCCGCGCGGCGGGCCGTGAGGCGCGGAACCTCGACTCGTTCCTGCTGGGGCGCCAAAGGCTGCGTGAGCTGTTCGCGCGGGCCGCGGCGCAGGCGGACGTGAGCGTCCTGGAGGGCGTGATGGGCCTGTTCGACGGGCGCGACCCGACCACCGACGAGCATTCCACGGCGGACCTGGCGCTGCTGCTGGACGCCCCGGTGGTACTCGTGCTGGACGCCGGGGGGTCTGCGCGGACGGTCGCGGCGGTCGCGTGCGGCCTGCGGGACTTCCGGCGGGAGGTGCGGGTGGCAGGCGTGATCCTGAACCGCGTGGCAGGCGCGGGGCACGCGGCGCTGTGCGAGGCGGCCCTGGATCAGGTCGGCCTGCCGGTGCTGGGCTGGGTGGCGCGCGACGCGGGGCTGCACCTGCCCGAACGGCACCTGGGCCTCCTGAGCGCCGAGCAGGCCGCCTGGGACGAGGCCGCCGCCGACCGCGCCGCTGAGGGCCTGCGGCTGGACGCGCTGCTGGACGCCATCCACGCCCCGGCCCTGCCGGACGCGCCCGCCCCCGCGCCGACGGGCGCGCCGGTGCGGGTGGCGCTCGCGCACGACGAGGCGTTCCACTTCTCGTACCCGGACGCGCTGGACGAACTGCGCGCGCAGGGCGCCGAACTGATCCGCTTCAGTCCGCTGCGGGACGCGGCCCTCCCGGCGGGGGTGGGGGGCGTGCTGCTGCCCGGCGGGTACCCGGAGGCGCACGCGCACGAGCTGAGCCGCAACGTGTCCATGCGCGAGTCCATCCGCGCGTTTGCCGCGTCGGGCGGCGCGGTCCTGGCCGAGTGCGGCGGCCTGATGTACCTCGGGGAATCACTGGACGTGGACGGACAGGAGGTGCCGATGTGCGGCGTGATCCCCTACCGCACCCGCATGACACCCCGCCTGACCCTCGGGTACCGCGACGCGACCGCATTGCAGGACACCCTGGTCGCCCCGGCAGGCACAGTCGTACGCGGGCACGAGTTCCACCACTCGGTCCTCACGCACGCCCCCACCCGGCCCGCCTGGACCTGGACCGCGCACGACGGCACCGTCACCGAGGAAGGCTACGCGCACGGGAACGTCCTGGCCAGCTACCTGCACCTGCACCTGGGCGCCGACCCGGCCCTCGCCGCCCGCTTCCTGGACGCCTGCCGCGCGGTGACCGCTTGA
- a CDS encoding acyl-CoA dehydrogenase family protein, with product MFDEFAVHDLLTPEERLIRESVRAFCDAELLPQVAGWWDAGDLPVRDVMRRFGGMGLLGPTTPEAYGGSGASYSAYGAMMYELERVDSGLRSAASVQGSLVMHPIHAFGNEEQRTRWLPGLASGELIGCFGLTEPDGGSDPGAMRTRARRDGSDFVLSGNKMWITNSPEADVAVVWAKDDDGVVRGFIVPTDTPGFSAPQIHRKQSLRASVTGEIVLDDCRIPAANLLPGSAGLKSPLSCLTSARFGIAWGAMGALEAVLQATLDYAGSRVTFGQPIAARQLVQDKLARMATDHSLGLLLAWRLGNLKDAGRMNYAQVSYAKRHNVRAALQGARLARELHGGNGITTEYPVIRHMLNLETVDTYEGTHDIHTLIIGRHLTGHSALG from the coding sequence ATGTTCGATGAATTCGCCGTGCATGACCTCCTGACCCCCGAGGAACGCCTGATCCGCGAGAGTGTCCGCGCGTTCTGCGACGCCGAACTGCTGCCGCAGGTGGCCGGATGGTGGGACGCGGGCGACCTGCCGGTGCGGGACGTCATGCGCCGCTTCGGGGGGATGGGCCTGCTCGGTCCCACCACGCCCGAGGCCTACGGCGGGTCCGGCGCGTCCTACAGTGCGTACGGCGCGATGATGTACGAACTGGAACGGGTGGACAGCGGGCTGCGCAGCGCCGCGAGCGTGCAGGGCAGCCTCGTGATGCATCCCATTCACGCGTTCGGCAACGAGGAGCAACGCACGCGCTGGCTGCCGGGCCTGGCGAGCGGTGAACTGATCGGCTGCTTCGGCCTGACCGAACCCGACGGCGGAAGTGATCCCGGCGCGATGCGCACCCGCGCCCGCCGCGACGGGAGCGACTTCGTGCTGAGTGGCAACAAGATGTGGATCACGAACAGCCCCGAGGCGGACGTGGCGGTCGTGTGGGCCAAGGACGACGACGGCGTCGTGCGGGGCTTCATCGTGCCGACCGACACGCCGGGCTTCAGCGCCCCGCAGATCCACCGCAAGCAGAGCCTGCGCGCCAGCGTCACCGGGGAGATCGTGCTGGACGACTGCCGCATCCCCGCCGCGAACCTGCTGCCCGGCAGCGCGGGCCTGAAAAGTCCGCTGTCGTGCCTGACGTCGGCGCGGTTCGGCATCGCGTGGGGCGCGATGGGCGCGCTGGAGGCCGTGCTGCAGGCCACGCTGGACTACGCGGGGAGTCGCGTGACCTTCGGGCAGCCCATCGCGGCGCGGCAGCTCGTGCAGGACAAACTGGCCCGCATGGCGACCGACCACAGCCTGGGCCTGCTGCTCGCGTGGCGACTCGGGAACCTCAAGGACGCCGGGCGCATGAACTACGCGCAGGTCAGTTACGCCAAACGCCACAACGTCCGCGCGGCGCTGCAGGGCGCCCGGCTGGCGCGGGAACTGCACGGCGGGAACGGCATCACGACCGAGTACCCGGTGATCCGCCACATGCTGAACCTGGAAACCGTGGACACCTACGAGGGCACGCACGACATTCACACGCTGATCATCGGGCGGCACCTGACCGGTCACAGCGCCCTGGGCTGA
- a CDS encoding diguanylate cyclase, giving the protein MSGPHPAPGAQAVQNLRRHLTQVALQYAGPQGLLDELRARLDRLGGHLGRPDGPGGTPVLVRGAPVARLCLPDPDPATQDALEDLALTLTALLEALGIRALAVELGLVNGWVARQDDPDAALGRVREFLRSLGATQVDLVPHPAPAPLPGLTLPLTGRYRARQALQVTPTPTWTVEEQRAATAATRQLALVTERLSAERRLETLLQLQRQLDSVPAEQLYQPLLDAAVQLVPGAQGGSLLVRRGDVFQFGAVCGYDAGPLQDVTFPWQRTRDVWYGLGVDAWQRGEPRVLTRQSIARHGVGYDRDGERVDDLLPEVQHLQSVVAVPVLFGDEVYALINLDSFSDPDAFDADAVRVTQAFGSMASLLIHEAQRHDQIRAAARTDALTGLGNRRAFNEALEQAVTAAHSDCPALTLLVLDLRGFKGVNDQLGHARGDEGLQRVASLLREEVRGSDALFRWGGDEFAALLPGSTLEQGLNVARRITRAMQTLSIGGLPLRATVGVASLRPGGTGETLLQDADAAMYAAKARGEAVAASGETPG; this is encoded by the coding sequence ATGAGCGGACCCCACCCCGCACCCGGCGCGCAGGCCGTCCAGAACCTGAGGCGGCACCTGACGCAGGTGGCGCTACAGTACGCCGGGCCGCAGGGTCTGCTCGACGAGCTCCGCGCCCGCCTGGACCGCCTCGGCGGTCACCTGGGCCGCCCGGACGGACCGGGCGGAACGCCGGTGCTCGTGCGCGGCGCGCCGGTCGCGCGCCTGTGCCTGCCCGACCCCGATCCCGCCACGCAGGACGCGCTTGAGGACCTCGCGCTGACCCTCACGGCGCTGCTCGAGGCGCTGGGCATCCGGGCCCTGGCGGTCGAACTGGGCCTCGTGAACGGCTGGGTGGCCCGCCAGGACGACCCGGACGCCGCGCTGGGCCGCGTCCGCGAGTTCCTGCGCAGCCTGGGCGCCACGCAGGTCGACCTCGTACCGCACCCGGCGCCCGCACCGCTGCCGGGCCTGACCCTGCCGCTGACCGGACGTTACCGGGCGCGGCAGGCGCTGCAGGTCACCCCCACACCCACCTGGACGGTCGAGGAGCAGCGCGCCGCCACCGCCGCCACCCGGCAACTGGCCCTGGTCACCGAACGCCTCTCGGCCGAGCGGCGCCTGGAGACCCTGTTACAGTTGCAGCGGCAACTGGACAGCGTGCCCGCCGAGCAGCTGTACCAGCCGCTGCTGGACGCGGCCGTGCAACTGGTACCCGGCGCGCAGGGCGGCAGCCTGCTCGTGCGGCGCGGGGACGTCTTCCAGTTCGGCGCGGTCTGCGGGTACGACGCCGGACCCCTTCAGGACGTGACCTTCCCGTGGCAGCGGACCCGCGACGTCTGGTACGGGCTGGGCGTGGACGCCTGGCAACGCGGCGAGCCGCGGGTCCTGACCCGGCAGAGCATCGCCCGGCACGGCGTCGGCTACGACCGTGACGGTGAACGGGTCGACGATCTGCTGCCCGAAGTGCAGCACCTGCAGAGCGTGGTGGCCGTCCCGGTGCTGTTCGGCGACGAGGTGTACGCCCTGATCAACCTGGACTCGTTCAGTGACCCCGATGCGTTCGATGCCGACGCCGTGCGGGTCACGCAGGCGTTCGGCAGCATGGCGTCCCTGCTGATCCATGAGGCGCAGCGGCACGACCAGATCCGCGCGGCGGCCCGCACCGACGCCCTGACCGGCCTGGGCAACCGCCGGGCGTTCAACGAGGCGCTTGAACAGGCCGTGACGGCCGCCCACAGCGACTGTCCCGCCCTGACCCTGCTCGTCCTGGACCTGCGGGGCTTCAAGGGCGTCAACGACCAGCTGGGCCACGCGCGCGGAGACGAGGGCCTGCAGCGCGTCGCGTCGCTGCTGCGCGAGGAGGTGCGCGGCAGCGACGCGCTGTTCCGCTGGGGTGGCGACGAGTTCGCGGCGCTGCTGCCCGGCAGCACACTGGAGCAGGGCCTGAACGTGGCGCGGCGCATCACACGCGCCATGCAGACCCTGAGCATCGGCGGGCTGCCGCTGCGCGCCACCGTCGGCGTGGCGTCCCTGCGGCCCGGCGGCACCGGGGAGACGCTGCTGCAGGACGCCGACGCCGCCATGTACGCCGCCAAGGCGCGCGGCGAGGCGGTGGCCGCGTCCGGCGAAACGCCCGGCTGA
- a CDS encoding rhodanese-like domain-containing protein, whose product MLNWLRSLLRPTPDTSLSPEEARALIGQGALLLDVRSAAERRAALIPGSRHIPLGDLGSRAATLPPGRVIICQCASGQRSAAATRLLRAQGLDARNLRGGIGRWQAAGLPVERP is encoded by the coding sequence ATGCTGAACTGGCTCCGCAGCCTGCTGCGCCCCACACCCGACACCAGCCTCAGCCCCGAGGAAGCACGCGCCCTGATCGGCCAGGGCGCCCTGCTGCTCGATGTCCGCAGCGCCGCCGAACGCCGCGCCGCCCTGATTCCCGGCTCCCGTCACATCCCGCTCGGCGACCTCGGCAGCCGCGCCGCCACACTTCCGCCCGGTCGCGTGATCATCTGCCAGTGCGCCAGCGGGCAGCGCAGCGCCGCCGCCACCCGCCTGCTGCGCGCCCAGGGACTCGATGCCCGCAACCTGCGCGGCGGCATCGGGCGCTGGCAGGCCGCCGGACTGCCCGTCGAGCGGCCCTGA
- the ilvD gene encoding dihydroxy-acid dehydratase — protein MPTYRSRTTTEGRNMAGARALWRATGMQEGDFQKPIIAVVNSFTQFVPGHVHLKDLGQLVAREIEAAGGVAKEFNTIAVDDGIAMGHDGMLYSLPSRELIADSVEYMVNAHCADAMVCISNCDKITPGMLMAALRLNIPVVFVSGGPMEAGKILLKDTLHSLDLVDAMVMAADDSVSDEEVLSVERSACPTCGSCSGMFTANSMNCLTEALGLSLPGNGSVLATHADRQALFKRAGHVIVDLAKRYYEGDDETALPRNIATFQAFENAMTLDIAMGGSTNTVLHLLAAAHEAGVDFTMQDIDRLSRRVPVLCKVAPAKNDVHMEDVHRAGGIMGILGQLDDAGLLNRDVHSVHAPSLTDALNRWDVKRTDDEATHTFYRAAPGGVPTQLAFSQARRYTALDLDREKGVIRSAEHAFSQDGGLAVLYGNLAEDGCIVKTAGVDESILKFTGTARVFESQDAAVDAILDGTVTAGEVVLIRYEGPKGGPGMQEMLYPTSYLKSKGLGKDCALVTDGRFSGGSSGLSIGHVSPEAAEGGTIGLVQTGDVIEIDIPERRIHLAVDDAELAARRAHQQEAGWHPAEARPRKITGALRAYASMTTSAARGAVRNI, from the coding sequence ATGCCCACGTACCGTTCGAGAACCACCACCGAAGGCCGCAACATGGCCGGGGCCCGCGCGCTGTGGCGGGCCACCGGCATGCAGGAAGGCGACTTCCAGAAACCGATCATCGCGGTCGTCAACTCGTTCACGCAGTTCGTGCCCGGTCACGTGCACCTCAAGGACCTCGGGCAACTGGTCGCGCGGGAGATCGAGGCGGCGGGCGGCGTCGCCAAGGAATTCAACACGATCGCCGTGGACGACGGGATCGCCATGGGCCACGACGGCATGCTGTACTCGCTGCCCAGCCGTGAACTGATCGCCGACAGCGTCGAGTACATGGTCAACGCCCACTGCGCCGACGCGATGGTCTGCATCAGCAACTGCGACAAGATCACCCCCGGCATGCTGATGGCCGCGCTGCGCCTGAACATTCCCGTGGTGTTCGTGTCCGGCGGGCCCATGGAGGCCGGGAAGATCCTCCTGAAGGACACCCTGCACTCGCTGGACCTCGTGGACGCCATGGTCATGGCCGCCGACGACAGCGTCAGCGACGAGGAGGTCCTGAGCGTCGAGCGCAGCGCCTGCCCCACCTGCGGGTCCTGCTCGGGGATGTTCACCGCGAACTCCATGAACTGCCTGACCGAGGCGCTGGGACTGTCCCTGCCCGGCAACGGCTCGGTGCTCGCCACGCACGCCGACCGGCAGGCGCTGTTCAAGCGGGCCGGGCACGTGATCGTCGACCTCGCCAAGCGCTACTACGAGGGCGACGATGAAACGGCGCTGCCGCGCAACATCGCCACCTTCCAGGCCTTCGAGAACGCCATGACCCTCGACATCGCCATGGGCGGCAGCACCAACACCGTCCTGCACCTCCTCGCCGCCGCGCACGAGGCCGGGGTGGACTTCACCATGCAGGACATCGACCGCCTGTCGCGCCGCGTGCCGGTGCTGTGCAAGGTCGCGCCCGCCAAGAACGACGTGCACATGGAGGACGTGCACCGCGCCGGGGGCATCATGGGCATCCTGGGCCAGCTGGACGACGCGGGCCTGCTGAACCGCGACGTGCACAGCGTCCACGCGCCCAGCCTGACGGACGCCCTGAACCGCTGGGACGTCAAGCGCACGGATGACGAGGCGACCCACACCTTCTACCGCGCCGCGCCCGGCGGGGTGCCCACCCAGCTGGCCTTCTCGCAGGCGCGCCGGTACACCGCGCTGGACCTCGACCGCGAGAAGGGCGTCATCCGCAGCGCCGAGCACGCCTTCTCTCAGGACGGAGGTCTGGCCGTGCTGTACGGCAACCTCGCCGAGGACGGCTGCATCGTCAAAACCGCCGGGGTGGACGAGAGCATCCTGAAATTCACCGGGACCGCCCGCGTGTTCGAATCGCAGGACGCCGCCGTGGACGCTATCCTCGACGGCACCGTGACGGCTGGCGAGGTCGTCCTGATCCGCTACGAGGGCCCCAAGGGCGGCCCCGGCATGCAGGAGATGCTGTACCCCACCAGCTACCTGAAATCCAAGGGCCTGGGCAAGGACTGCGCGCTCGTCACCGACGGACGCTTCTCGGGCGGCTCCTCAGGCCTGTCCATCGGGCACGTGTCCCCCGAGGCGGCCGAGGGCGGCACCATCGGACTGGTGCAGACCGGCGACGTCATCGAGATCGACATCCCAGAGCGGCGCATTCACCTCGCCGTGGACGACGCCGAACTCGCCGCCCGGCGCGCCCACCAGCAGGAGGCCGGCTGGCACCCGGCCGAGGCCCGCCCCCGCAAGATCACGGGCGCGCTGCGCGCCTACGCCAGCATGACCACCAGCGCCGCGCGCGGGGCCGTCCGGAACATCTGA